From a region of the Teredinibacter turnerae genome:
- the rimM gene encoding ribosome maturation factor RimM (Essential for efficient processing of 16S rRNA), whose product MTAKRSNLISVGRLTGVFGIKGWIKVKSFTSPEDNILQYSPWWLKTRHGVKPVEIDGFEARANGIIVHLPGVDDRDEAALLTNVDIAVEKSQLPQLGDADFYWHELVGLRVKNRFEDQECDFGVVKELLETGANDVLVVVGDDSSADRRERLIPYVWETYVLAVDLERAEILVSWDPAF is encoded by the coding sequence GTGACAGCCAAACGCTCTAACCTGATATCGGTTGGCAGGCTCACTGGCGTTTTTGGTATTAAGGGTTGGATAAAAGTTAAATCGTTTACCAGCCCTGAAGACAACATTTTGCAGTACTCCCCCTGGTGGTTAAAAACGCGCCACGGGGTAAAGCCGGTCGAAATCGATGGGTTTGAAGCGCGGGCAAACGGCATTATCGTCCACTTGCCCGGCGTTGATGATCGCGATGAGGCGGCACTGTTGACGAACGTTGATATTGCGGTAGAAAAGAGTCAGCTTCCCCAACTGGGTGATGCCGATTTTTACTGGCATGAGCTTGTTGGTTTGCGGGTAAAAAACCGCTTTGAAGACCAGGAGTGCGACTTCGGCGTTGTTAAAGAACTGCTTGAAACCGGCGCGAACGACGTTTTGGTTGTTGTTGGTGACGACAGTAGTGCTGACCGACGCGAGCGGTTAATCCCCTATGTGTGGGAAACCTACGTGTTGGCTGTGGATCTTGAGCGCGCGGAAATCCTGGTAAGCTGGGACCCGGCGTTTTGA
- a CDS encoding NRDE family protein — protein MCTLSWTLQANGYEVLFNRDEQKSRLRADPPQRFVVGGVQVLMPVDAQGGGTWLSTNQYGVTLALLNYYQGKMPEGRLLSRGVLVKTLSGARDAEDAAQLLSTQSTRHFAPFSLLCFCPSSLRAGRGVNLYRWDGEKTTRHLAESPMVSSAKFFEEVSHARRAAYLSKVGDTTSRQRLLDFHSSHDGAPGAKSVCMHRDDAHTVSLSHIMVEDGAVVYDYYDGAPCSGVEPLRSELARDSCSVFADS, from the coding sequence ATGTGTACGTTAAGCTGGACACTGCAGGCGAATGGATATGAGGTACTCTTTAACCGCGATGAACAGAAGTCTCGGCTTCGAGCCGATCCGCCCCAGCGTTTTGTGGTTGGAGGCGTGCAGGTATTGATGCCCGTCGACGCGCAGGGTGGCGGTACATGGCTAAGTACGAACCAATACGGGGTGACCCTTGCCCTGCTTAATTACTATCAGGGGAAGATGCCCGAAGGTAGGTTGCTGTCACGCGGAGTGTTAGTCAAAACCCTCTCTGGCGCTCGTGATGCCGAAGACGCGGCCCAGCTTTTGTCCACCCAATCCACAAGACATTTCGCACCATTTTCGCTGCTGTGTTTTTGTCCAAGTAGTTTGCGCGCGGGCAGGGGGGTTAATCTTTACCGCTGGGACGGAGAAAAAACAACCCGGCATCTGGCTGAAAGCCCCATGGTGTCGTCGGCCAAGTTTTTTGAGGAAGTCTCGCATGCTCGCAGGGCGGCCTACCTAAGCAAGGTTGGTGATACGACGTCGCGACAACGGTTACTGGATTTTCACTCCAGTCACGATGGTGCGCCGGGCGCTAAAAGTGTTTGCATGCATCGGGACGATGCCCACACCGTCAGCCTGTCTCATATCATGGTAGAAGATGGCGCGGTGGTGTACGACTACTATGATGGTGCGCCATGTTCCGGTGTCGAGCCCCTACGTTCTGAGCTTGCCAGGGATTCGTGCTCAGTATTTGCTGACAGTTGA
- a CDS encoding 6-carboxytetrahydropterin synthase: MLLFVDQLTNVDFSYLDPERGLVGETWLAGVELEGALDDQGMVCDFGIVKAKSRRWLDDTIDHCLLVPAEHPAIAIVDVNGNYEITMTLTSGETLFCKAPKQAITLVATHHINEASVGEWCVSQLLKLYPASVKSVAVSFVPEAIDGPYYHYSHGLRKHDGNCQRIAHGHRSKLEVKIDDKAAVEVTAEWAERWRDIYIGSTPDLINDSGDQYTFAYTAAQGDFSLSLPKRLCYLIDTDSTVELIASHIVLQIKSRFPENRVSVRAYEGLAKGAVCSL; encoded by the coding sequence ATGCTTCTATTTGTCGATCAGCTTACCAATGTAGACTTCAGCTATCTCGATCCAGAGCGGGGGCTGGTGGGTGAAACCTGGCTCGCAGGCGTTGAGCTGGAAGGCGCGCTCGACGACCAGGGTATGGTGTGTGACTTTGGCATCGTTAAGGCCAAATCTCGCCGCTGGCTGGACGATACCATAGACCACTGCTTACTCGTTCCTGCGGAACACCCCGCCATTGCGATTGTTGACGTAAATGGGAACTACGAAATCACAATGACGCTCACCAGCGGAGAAACCCTTTTCTGCAAAGCACCCAAACAAGCGATCACACTGGTAGCAACCCACCATATAAATGAAGCATCTGTGGGTGAGTGGTGCGTTTCTCAGCTGCTGAAATTGTATCCAGCATCGGTAAAATCTGTCGCGGTGAGCTTTGTTCCGGAAGCGATCGATGGGCCCTACTACCACTACTCGCACGGATTGAGAAAACACGACGGGAACTGCCAGAGAATCGCCCACGGGCACCGCTCCAAGCTTGAGGTAAAAATAGACGACAAAGCCGCTGTCGAGGTCACTGCCGAGTGGGCAGAGCGCTGGCGAGATATCTATATTGGCTCAACGCCCGACCTGATCAACGATTCCGGCGACCAGTACACCTTCGCCTACACCGCTGCCCAGGGTGACTTCAGCCTGAGCCTGCCAAAGCGCCTTTGCTACCTGATCGACACAGATTCCACCGTGGAACTGATCGCAAGCCATATTGTTCTGCAGATTAAAAGCCGCTTCCCGGAAAATAGAGTGAGTGTGCGAGCCTACGAGGGGTTGGCGAAAGGGGCTGTGTGCAGCCTCTAG
- a CDS encoding DUF3135 domain-containing protein gives MTDWPSFERLFHMAEHEPEALEAFRQQEVAAIIDSAPEEMQRRLRGLQFQIDCQRELHQTPVGVCMAISQMMHESLGKLQSAMIDLQNVGLPEERANSETLVPTTSAAVIPFPVAGC, from the coding sequence ATGACTGACTGGCCATCCTTTGAACGACTATTCCATATGGCGGAACACGAGCCCGAGGCCCTCGAGGCATTTCGCCAGCAAGAGGTGGCCGCCATTATCGACAGCGCTCCGGAAGAAATGCAACGCCGTCTTCGCGGCCTCCAGTTCCAGATCGACTGCCAGCGCGAGCTGCATCAAACCCCCGTTGGCGTATGTATGGCTATCTCGCAAATGATGCACGAGTCGCTCGGTAAACTTCAGAGTGCCATGATCGACTTGCAGAACGTTGGTTTGCCAGAAGAGAGGGCAAATTCGGAAACGCTTGTGCCCACAACGTCCGCCGCTGTTATCCCTTTTCCTGTGGCGGGGTGCTGA
- the rpsP gene encoding 30S ribosomal protein S16 — protein MVSIRLSRGGSKKRPFYHLTVTDSRSARDGAFIERLGFFNPIARGQEERLRVDNERLEYWKGQGAQMSDRVAKLIKDAAAA, from the coding sequence ATGGTAAGCATTCGTTTATCCCGTGGCGGTTCCAAGAAGCGTCCATTTTATCATCTGACTGTGACTGACAGTCGTTCCGCACGTGATGGTGCGTTCATTGAGCGCCTGGGTTTCTTTAACCCTATCGCACGTGGCCAGGAAGAGCGTCTTCGTGTTGATAACGAGCGTTTGGAATACTGGAAAGGTCAGGGCGCACAAATGTCCGACCGCGTTGCCAAGTTGATCAAAGACGCGGCCGCTGCTTAA
- a CDS encoding cytochrome C assembly family protein — protein MYSASTVVLYLAAWAFLLHSLLRRETIQAQRLLVLIALGTAVHFVAALLSIKTSQGYHFGFFRVPSLFFAVINLVVLLSSLRKPLHNLFLFLLPLSVTSILVSSIEDASKVTHHLSLTVITHIMLSVLAYSMLTIASLQALLLAYQNYQLRHKHLRGVMGLLPPLQTMETLLFELVWAGEILLTLSIITGVMFTTSFVEQHLSHKTVFSVLSWLIYALLLWGRHTLGWRGAAAIRWTLGGFAALMLAYFGSKLVLELILHRV, from the coding sequence ATGTACAGTGCCTCTACCGTCGTTTTATATCTCGCCGCCTGGGCGTTTCTCCTGCATTCGTTGTTGCGCCGCGAGACCATACAAGCACAGCGCCTGTTAGTTTTGATCGCACTGGGTACAGCGGTTCATTTTGTTGCCGCACTGCTGTCTATAAAGACCAGCCAGGGTTATCACTTCGGCTTTTTCAGGGTGCCATCACTCTTTTTTGCTGTAATAAACCTGGTGGTACTACTGAGCAGCCTGCGCAAGCCCCTGCACAACCTGTTTTTGTTTCTTCTGCCGCTGAGCGTGACGTCTATTTTGGTTTCCAGCATTGAGGACGCCAGCAAGGTTACCCACCACCTAAGCCTGACAGTGATAACACACATCATGCTGTCCGTTTTAGCCTATAGCATGCTGACCATCGCGAGCTTGCAGGCCCTGCTGCTGGCGTACCAAAATTACCAGCTGCGCCATAAGCATCTGCGCGGGGTTATGGGTTTGCTGCCGCCGCTACAAACCATGGAAACGCTGTTGTTCGAGCTGGTTTGGGCCGGCGAGATTCTACTGACGTTATCGATAATTACCGGCGTCATGTTTACTACCAGCTTTGTGGAGCAGCACCTTTCTCATAAAACCGTTTTTTCGGTGCTATCCTGGTTAATCTACGCACTCCTGCTTTGGGGGCGCCACACCCTGGGCTGGCGCGGCGCGGCGGCAATCCGCTGGACACTGGGCGGTTTTGCGGCGCTGATGCTCGCTTATTTTGGCAGCAAACTGGTGCTGGAGCTAATCTTGCACAGAGTTTAA
- a CDS encoding adenylate/guanylate cyclase domain-containing protein, which yields MPGTKTPVTEKLAADFSLRQNDIRTLICFAAAGTVTVHMQWPHVDLLDALIVLLILGYAIASYLWLRRRVYDEKREKIFDNVMTADAVIIGLVLGLSDFSILPSILFVTMVQFNSLINGGARKWMIDNLAFIGGVGLTLLISEPKWVLSDKLEISIVSLIGIFTYFCAYAIFVHSRIHKLDLLNKKLLNEQTLYKLRTYKLARYLTPTVWKAINEGREQSLASERKRITVFFSDIRGFSSLTEELEAETLTDVLNTYLTEMVNIASKHRGTIDKFMGDAVMVIFGDTQSEGLKADCIRCLAMAIDMRKKMKELQTRWYNQGIKKPLQIRMGINTGYCTVGSFGTNHYMDYTVLGTHVNLASRLESAAAPGEILISHETWCLVKDVIMCRDKGEIKAKGFSHPIKVYQVVDFRKDLGRLQSYFEENAEGFSMHMDLEKIKNYDKSRVLAVLQRATDRLQDKVIK from the coding sequence ATGCCCGGAACTAAAACACCGGTTACTGAAAAACTGGCTGCTGACTTTTCGCTCCGTCAGAACGACATTCGTACGCTTATCTGTTTTGCAGCAGCGGGTACAGTGACAGTGCATATGCAATGGCCGCATGTGGATCTGTTAGACGCGCTCATTGTTTTGCTAATTTTGGGCTATGCCATTGCCAGTTATCTGTGGCTGCGTCGTCGGGTATATGACGAGAAGCGCGAAAAAATATTCGACAATGTGATGACCGCCGATGCGGTGATAATTGGCTTGGTATTGGGCCTGTCGGATTTCAGTATTCTGCCATCAATACTGTTTGTAACCATGGTGCAGTTCAACAGCCTTATAAACGGCGGCGCGCGAAAATGGATGATTGACAATCTCGCTTTTATTGGCGGGGTTGGTCTAACTTTATTAATTAGTGAACCCAAATGGGTGCTTTCCGACAAGCTCGAAATAAGCATCGTAAGCCTGATTGGTATCTTTACCTACTTCTGCGCTTACGCGATATTTGTTCATTCACGCATTCACAAGCTCGATCTCCTCAATAAAAAGCTGCTTAACGAACAAACGCTGTACAAGTTACGCACCTATAAACTTGCGCGCTACCTCACGCCAACCGTTTGGAAAGCCATCAACGAAGGTCGCGAACAATCCCTGGCCTCGGAACGCAAACGCATCACCGTATTTTTTTCGGATATTCGCGGCTTCAGCTCACTGACGGAAGAACTCGAAGCAGAAACTCTTACCGATGTTTTAAACACTTATCTCACGGAAATGGTCAACATTGCCTCCAAGCATCGCGGAACCATCGATAAGTTCATGGGCGATGCCGTAATGGTGATTTTTGGCGATACGCAAAGTGAAGGCCTCAAAGCGGATTGCATTCGCTGCCTGGCCATGGCCATTGATATGCGTAAAAAGATGAAGGAGTTGCAAACCCGGTGGTACAACCAGGGGATCAAAAAGCCGCTACAAATCCGTATGGGCATTAATACCGGATACTGTACGGTTGGCTCGTTTGGCACAAATCACTATATGGACTACACGGTTCTCGGAACCCACGTGAACCTCGCGAGCCGCCTTGAATCCGCCGCTGCCCCCGGTGAGATCCTTATTTCGCACGAAACCTGGTGCCTGGTGAAAGACGTCATCATGTGCCGCGACAAAGGTGAAATCAAAGCCAAAGGGTTCAGCCACCCGATAAAGGTGTACCAGGTAGTGGATTTCCGCAAAGATCTGGGGAGACTGCAGAGCTACTTCGAGGAAAACGCGGAGGGGTTCTCGATGCACATGGATCTTGAGAAAATCAAAAATTACGACAAAAGCCGCGTCCTCGCGGTATTACAGCGAGCGACAGATCGCCTGCAAGACAAAGTCATCAAATAG
- a CDS encoding DedA family protein: MALTVEQLITTTAGNPWLLAAGVILLAWLWEDAAVVIAALLSLDNRLPLATAFAAGLVGISTGDFALYILGRFAHRWPRLTRRLLSSKRALAMKQRFHQRTLSNIFLVRFIPGLRTVCYTFCGVWRIPLRRFLSSIVTAGALWVLMIFAVVHLFGMSAFVRESPWKWALIGVALVLLLANNWLIPKWAEHKNKAAASDG; encoded by the coding sequence GTGGCCTTAACGGTCGAGCAATTAATAACCACTACGGCGGGTAATCCCTGGTTGCTCGCAGCGGGTGTCATTCTTCTTGCCTGGTTGTGGGAGGATGCTGCGGTGGTCATCGCCGCGCTTTTATCGCTCGATAACCGGTTACCTCTTGCCACAGCGTTTGCCGCCGGTCTTGTGGGAATCAGTACCGGTGACTTTGCGCTCTATATACTCGGGCGATTCGCGCACCGTTGGCCGCGGCTGACCCGGCGACTCCTCTCAAGCAAGCGCGCGCTGGCTATGAAACAGCGATTCCACCAGCGTACCTTGTCTAATATCTTCCTCGTTCGTTTTATCCCGGGATTACGCACCGTGTGCTACACCTTCTGCGGCGTATGGCGGATACCGCTGCGGCGATTTCTGTCGTCGATTGTGACGGCCGGTGCGCTCTGGGTGTTGATGATTTTCGCGGTCGTGCACCTGTTTGGTATGTCGGCGTTTGTGCGCGAAAGTCCCTGGAAGTGGGCACTGATTGGCGTTGCACTGGTGTTGCTGTTGGCCAACAACTGGCTGATCCCGAAATGGGCAGAGCACAAAAATAAGGCTGCCGCCAGCGATGGCTAG
- a CDS encoding NUDIX hydrolase, translated as MKEFHRQAAVLLALSDRPKGQEEILLTLRAVHLSSHSGEVAFPGGKWEPGDPDLYATALREAEEEVGLVPQVVNLLGELQPSYTRQGTRVTPYVGRIPPDVVLAPNPSELDELFWFPLAELVADKRVRTDVFEWRGEEYWSPAYRYAGHIIWGFTARVLVEFLARFYGIELGREHSAPEIRFRPN; from the coding sequence ATGAAAGAATTTCACCGCCAGGCTGCAGTCCTGCTAGCGCTATCGGATCGCCCTAAAGGGCAGGAAGAAATCCTGCTAACATTACGTGCTGTTCATCTTTCGAGTCACAGTGGTGAAGTGGCTTTTCCCGGAGGCAAGTGGGAGCCTGGCGATCCGGATCTTTACGCGACCGCGCTGCGGGAGGCGGAAGAGGAGGTTGGTCTGGTGCCCCAGGTAGTCAATCTTCTGGGAGAGTTGCAGCCCAGCTACACCCGGCAGGGCACGCGTGTGACCCCTTATGTTGGGCGTATTCCGCCCGATGTGGTTCTGGCGCCTAACCCCTCGGAATTGGATGAACTTTTCTGGTTCCCGTTGGCGGAGTTAGTTGCGGACAAGCGTGTTCGAACCGATGTCTTTGAGTGGCGCGGTGAAGAATACTGGTCGCCCGCATACCGTTATGCGGGCCATATTATCTGGGGGTTTACTGCGAGAGTATTGGTTGAGTTTCTCGCGCGTTTTTACGGGATCGAGCTGGGTCGTGAACACTCCGCTCCAGAAATCCGCTTTCGGCCTAACTGA
- a CDS encoding HlyC/CorC family transporter produces MDSIPTDLQIGLLVALIFVSAFFSSSETGMLAMNRYRLRHLVKKKHKSAMRAAKLLERPDRLIGVILIGNNLANIVATLLAGVLTRHFFGEWAELVVLPFALTIILLIFAEVTPKSVAAVYPEKIAFPASLVLSPLLFLLYPFVLMINIISNSIARLFGLDPSQARRADHLRMEELRTVVDEAGELIPDQHQGMLLNVLDLEKATVEDIMVPRNEVEGIDIEEDICVILQRIRATEYTRLPVYEGDINNIIGVLHLRKAARFIQGDDSTVTKEALKQELSEPYFVPESTQLHTQLLNFQQTKHRMAIAVDEYGDVQGIATLVDLLEEIVGDFATDESYDSAESIVECADDWYLIDASESVRDINKNLGWNLPTDGPKTLNGIIVEYLESIPDACVSFELGNYRFELVELSDTRIEKAKMFEFRT; encoded by the coding sequence TTGGACAGCATCCCTACTGACCTGCAAATAGGACTCCTGGTCGCCCTCATTTTTGTCTCCGCGTTCTTCTCAAGTTCCGAAACCGGGATGCTTGCGATGAATCGCTATCGCCTCCGCCATCTGGTGAAAAAGAAGCACAAGAGCGCCATGCGCGCCGCCAAATTGCTGGAGCGCCCAGACCGTCTGATCGGCGTTATTCTGATAGGCAATAACCTGGCGAATATTGTCGCCACCCTCTTGGCGGGCGTGCTCACGCGTCATTTTTTCGGTGAGTGGGCAGAATTAGTGGTGCTGCCCTTCGCGCTGACTATTATCCTGCTCATTTTCGCCGAAGTGACGCCAAAATCAGTGGCTGCGGTGTACCCTGAAAAAATTGCTTTCCCAGCATCCCTGGTACTAAGCCCACTGCTGTTTTTGCTGTACCCCTTCGTCCTGATGATCAACATCATTTCTAACAGCATCGCGCGCCTGTTTGGGCTCGACCCATCTCAAGCAAGGCGCGCCGACCACCTGCGCATGGAAGAGTTACGCACTGTTGTCGACGAAGCCGGCGAGCTGATTCCCGACCAACACCAAGGCATGCTGCTGAATGTGCTGGATCTGGAAAAAGCCACAGTGGAAGACATTATGGTGCCCCGCAACGAAGTGGAAGGCATCGATATTGAAGAAGATATATGCGTGATTCTGCAGCGCATACGCGCGACCGAGTACACCCGACTACCGGTATATGAAGGCGACATCAATAACATTATTGGGGTTCTGCACCTGCGCAAGGCCGCCAGATTTATTCAAGGCGACGACAGTACGGTGACCAAAGAGGCACTGAAACAGGAACTAAGCGAGCCTTATTTCGTACCGGAATCAACCCAACTGCACACCCAGTTGCTGAACTTTCAGCAAACAAAACATCGCATGGCAATCGCGGTCGACGAATACGGCGACGTACAAGGCATTGCTACGCTGGTAGATCTGCTGGAAGAGATCGTCGGGGATTTCGCCACCGATGAGTCCTACGATAGCGCTGAGTCTATAGTTGAATGTGCGGACGACTGGTACCTGATAGACGCCTCCGAATCGGTACGCGACATCAACAAAAATCTGGGCTGGAACCTGCCCACCGACGGCCCAAAAACGCTGAACGGGATTATCGTGGAGTATTTGGAGAGTATTCCCGATGCCTGCGTAAGCTTCGAATTAGGCAACTATCGGTTCGAACTGGTGGAGCTCAGCGATACTCGCATCGAAAAAGCCAAGATGTTCGAATTTCGCACCTGA
- a CDS encoding DoxX family protein — MEILKKYGLVILSCWIAFVFVQSLFFKFSNSPETQYIFGTLGAWSGFTWFAAYGAYAIGSLELVAAVGLFTRWRPFAALLALGIISGAIIFHLFTPLGVVMPSFDSAGNVNGDDGGTLFVMACLVWASALVIVWRELLGPSGRLHIAFLSQQD; from the coding sequence ATGGAAATTTTAAAAAAATACGGTTTAGTTATTCTCTCCTGCTGGATCGCTTTCGTTTTTGTCCAATCTTTATTCTTCAAATTCTCCAATTCCCCAGAAACGCAATATATTTTTGGTACGCTCGGCGCTTGGTCGGGATTCACCTGGTTTGCAGCCTACGGCGCCTACGCTATTGGCTCCCTGGAATTGGTTGCCGCGGTAGGCTTGTTTACGCGCTGGCGACCGTTTGCTGCTTTGCTTGCGCTGGGTATTATTTCCGGCGCAATTATATTTCACCTTTTTACTCCGCTGGGGGTCGTTATGCCGAGTTTTGACAGCGCGGGCAACGTGAACGGTGACGATGGTGGTACGCTCTTTGTAATGGCCTGTCTGGTATGGGCCAGTGCGCTGGTGATTGTCTGGCGGGAATTATTAGGGCCTAGCGGGCGGTTGCACATAGCGTTTTTGTCGCAACAGGACTAA
- a CDS encoding DinB family protein, whose translation MGNTTHPVVDGNIQALAQLHGFISRLTGEQYGAQTPLLTRSAIGAHCRHILDMYEALVQASDENGVVDYDFRRRGTDIERDQTLALANIERLQGWLECIPSGCLDNVITVRNEVDLTQQVSTLVESNIARELMFAASHCIHHLALMGLLAAAMGLRVEPELGVAPATASFLRSDSGLAELG comes from the coding sequence ATGGGTAACACGACGCATCCAGTCGTAGATGGAAATATTCAGGCGTTGGCGCAGTTGCACGGGTTTATAAGCCGTTTAACGGGTGAGCAATATGGTGCGCAAACACCTTTGCTTACGCGCAGCGCGATAGGGGCCCACTGCCGTCACATTCTCGATATGTACGAAGCCCTGGTTCAGGCTAGCGACGAAAATGGTGTCGTTGATTATGATTTTCGTCGCCGGGGTACGGACATCGAGCGGGATCAAACGCTAGCCCTCGCGAATATTGAGCGACTGCAGGGCTGGTTGGAGTGCATTCCGTCAGGCTGTCTCGACAACGTAATAACAGTGCGCAACGAAGTCGATCTTACGCAGCAAGTGTCTACGCTTGTGGAGTCAAATATTGCGCGTGAGCTGATGTTTGCCGCCAGCCATTGTATTCATCATCTTGCCCTGATGGGCTTGCTGGCTGCTGCAATGGGCTTGCGCGTCGAACCTGAACTGGGTGTTGCCCCTGCTACTGCCAGTTTTTTGCGATCCGATAGCGGGTTAGCTGAGCTAGGCTGA
- the ffh gene encoding signal recognition particle protein has protein sequence MFDNLSDRLTRSLKKITGKSRLNHDNIQDALRDVRKALLEADVALPVVKEFINHVRKRAQGQEVSRALNPGQQFLKIVESELTELMGAANESLNLATQPPAVVLMAGLQGAGKTTTVAKLARFLQEKHKKKVMVVSADVYRPAAIKQLETLAAEVEAEFFPSTADQQPVAIAKAAIEQAKKSHMDVLLVDTAGRLHIDDQLMAEIQGLHKAVNPVETLFVIDSMIGQDAVNTAKAFNDALPLTGVVLTKTDGDARGGAALSVRHITGKPIKFMGVGEKTEALEPFHPDRVASRILGMGDIMSLIEDAEQKIDKAKAEKFAKKVQDGKRFDLEDLRDQLQQMQSMGGMGAMLEKLPGMGNMAQMVDQNNVSKQFKQMDAIIGSMTPAERRNPDLLNGSRKRRITLGSGTQIQDLNRLLKQHKQMSKVMKKMKGGGMKKMMRGMGGMFPGGGPGGMPPMGGGGLPPGFGQ, from the coding sequence ATGTTTGATAATCTGTCTGATCGCTTAACGCGTTCCCTCAAGAAAATTACCGGGAAGTCGCGCCTGAACCACGACAATATTCAGGACGCATTGCGCGATGTGCGCAAAGCGTTGCTGGAAGCCGACGTCGCCCTCCCGGTGGTAAAGGAATTCATCAACCACGTGCGCAAGCGCGCCCAGGGGCAGGAAGTGTCGCGGGCGCTGAACCCCGGTCAGCAGTTCCTGAAAATTGTTGAAAGCGAACTCACCGAGTTGATGGGAGCCGCTAACGAGAGCCTGAATCTGGCGACGCAGCCGCCGGCGGTGGTGTTGATGGCAGGTTTGCAGGGGGCGGGTAAAACCACCACCGTGGCTAAACTCGCTCGCTTTCTGCAAGAAAAGCACAAGAAAAAAGTCATGGTAGTCAGTGCCGATGTCTATCGCCCAGCGGCAATCAAACAGCTGGAGACGCTGGCAGCGGAAGTTGAGGCAGAGTTCTTTCCCTCAACGGCTGATCAGCAGCCTGTTGCGATTGCCAAAGCCGCCATTGAGCAGGCCAAAAAATCGCATATGGACGTTTTGCTCGTGGATACTGCCGGTCGTTTGCATATCGACGATCAGCTTATGGCTGAGATACAGGGGCTGCACAAGGCGGTAAACCCGGTGGAAACCCTGTTCGTTATCGATTCGATGATCGGTCAGGACGCAGTGAATACCGCCAAGGCATTTAACGACGCCCTGCCGCTTACCGGTGTGGTTTTGACCAAAACCGATGGTGATGCGCGAGGCGGCGCGGCGTTGTCCGTGCGTCATATCACCGGTAAACCTATCAAATTTATGGGTGTCGGGGAAAAAACCGAAGCGCTCGAGCCTTTCCACCCCGACCGGGTAGCCTCGCGTATTCTGGGGATGGGCGACATTATGTCGCTGATCGAAGATGCCGAGCAAAAAATCGATAAAGCCAAAGCTGAGAAGTTCGCCAAGAAAGTGCAGGACGGCAAACGCTTTGATCTAGAAGATTTGCGCGACCAGTTGCAACAGATGCAAAGCATGGGCGGCATGGGGGCAATGCTCGAGAAATTGCCCGGCATGGGGAACATGGCGCAGATGGTTGATCAGAACAACGTGTCCAAACAATTCAAGCAAATGGATGCCATTATAGGTTCGATGACCCCGGCCGAGAGGCGCAACCCTGATCTACTCAACGGTTCGCGCAAACGCCGTATCACACTCGGGTCCGGCACCCAGATTCAGGATCTGAATCGCTTGCTCAAGCAGCACAAGCAAATGAGCAAAGTAATGAAGAAAATGAAAGGCGGGGGCATGAAGAAAATGATGCGCGGCATGGGAGGCATGTTTCCCGGCGGTGGTCCCGGTGGGATGCCCCCAATGGGCGGTGGCGGATTGCCACCCGGATTTGGTCAGTAA